A region from the Geobacillus vulcani PSS1 genome encodes:
- a CDS encoding CtsR family transcriptional regulator, producing MPNISDIIEQYLKQVLNMSDQDIVEIKRSEIANKFQCVPSQINYVINTRFTLERGYIVESKRGGGGYIRIMKVKTKSEAQLIDQLLDLVGHRISQSNAENVVKRLVEEKVISEREAKIMLSAMDRSVLYIDLPKRDELRARMLKAMLTSLKYK from the coding sequence GTGCCGAACATTTCCGACATCATTGAGCAATATTTAAAGCAAGTGCTTAATATGAGCGACCAAGATATCGTCGAAATTAAGCGAAGCGAAATCGCCAATAAATTCCAATGTGTTCCGTCACAGATCAACTATGTCATCAATACGAGGTTTACCCTTGAAAGAGGGTACATCGTCGAAAGCAAGCGCGGTGGCGGCGGGTATATCCGTATTATGAAAGTAAAGACAAAGAGTGAAGCACAGCTTATTGACCAGTTGCTCGATCTTGTCGGCCACCGCATCAGCCAATCGAATGCCGAAAATGTGGTAAAACGTCTCGTTGAAGAAAAGGTAATTTCGGAGCGGGAAGCGAAAATTATGTTAAGCGCTATGGATCGTTCTGTTTTATATATTGATTTACCGAAACGGGATGAACTGCGAGCCCGCATGTTAAAAGCGATGTTGACATCGCTGAAATACAAATAG
- a CDS encoding UvrB/UvrC motif-containing protein, giving the protein MICQECKQRPATMHFTKIINGEKTEFHLCEQCAREHGHMFTFYGNDDFSLNNLLAGLLNFQAPMKEMTANAFPNPDVLQCETCQMTYHQFTQIGRFGCVDCYRTFARYLPPILKRLHSGNTAHSGKIPKRKGGVLHLRKQLAMLKQKLQELVAREEFERAAEVRDQIRSLEDELRRRGEGDM; this is encoded by the coding sequence TTGATTTGCCAAGAATGCAAGCAGCGGCCGGCCACGATGCATTTTACCAAAATCATCAATGGGGAGAAAACGGAATTTCACCTTTGTGAGCAATGTGCCAGAGAGCATGGCCATATGTTTACGTTCTACGGCAATGATGATTTTTCACTTAACAACTTGTTGGCAGGGCTTCTCAACTTTCAAGCGCCAATGAAAGAGATGACGGCGAACGCGTTTCCGAACCCAGATGTACTTCAATGCGAGACGTGCCAAATGACATATCATCAATTCACACAAATCGGGCGGTTCGGCTGCGTCGACTGCTACCGGACGTTTGCACGCTACTTGCCGCCGATTTTGAAACGGCTCCATAGCGGCAATACCGCTCATTCAGGAAAAATTCCAAAGCGAAAAGGCGGCGTTCTCCATTTGCGCAAGCAGCTTGCTATGTTGAAACAAAAACTTCAGGAGCTCGTCGCTCGTGAGGAGTTCGAGCGGGCAGCTGAGGTGCGCGACCAAATCCGTTCGTTGGAGGATGAACTTCGTCGACGCGGAGAGGGGGATATGTAG